The Apodemus sylvaticus chromosome 5, mApoSyl1.1, whole genome shotgun sequence genome has a segment encoding these proteins:
- the LOC127684480 gene encoding olfactory receptor 4F15-like isoform X1: MSELLFGICPVVSEFVFLGLSTSRKIQHFFLAFSMVFYVAIVLGNTLVVFIVAVNPHLHLPMYFLLGNLSFIDLCFSTLTVPKMISDLSSGHNTISFQGCVFQIFVLHVLGASEMVLLVAMAWDRYVAICKPLHYLTIMSPRMCLILLSGAWIIGFLHSVAQLSFVVNLSFCGPNKIDSFYCDLPRFIKLACLDNYRMEFMVAANSGIISIGTFLLLIISYIVILLTVRKHSSGDLSKALSTLSAHISVVVLFFGPCIFVYMWPFPTVPVDKFLAILDFMITPILNPAIYTLRNKDMKVAMRKLSDQFLHFRKMS, from the exons ATGTCAGAActtctttttggtatatgcccagta GTATCTGAATTTGTGTTTCTGGGACTTTCGACATCTAGAAAAattcaacatttctttcttgccttctctATGGTATTTTATGTAGCCATTGTTCTTGGAAACACCCTTGTTGTGTTTATAGTAGCTGTTAACCCACATTTACATTTACCCATGTACTTTCTTTTGGGGAATCTCTCATTTATTGACTTATGTTTTTCTACATTAACTGTACCCAAGATGATTTCTGACCTGTCCTCTGGACACAATACCATCTCATTCCAAGGTTGTGTCTTCCAGATATTTGTCCTTCATGTCCTAGGGGCATCTGAGATGGTGTTGCTGGTAGCCATGGCCTGGGACAGATATGTGGCCATATGCAAACCCCTCCACTATTTAACCATCATGAGCCCACGGATGTGCCTGATTCTTCTATCTGGGGCTTGGATTATTGGATTTTTACATTCAGTGGCCCAATTAAGCTTTGTTGTTAATTTGAGTTTTTGTGGTCCTAATAAGATAGATAGTTTTTACTGTGATCTTCCTCGGTTCATCAAACTAGCCTGCTTAGACAACTACAGAATGGAGTTCATGGTTGCTGCCAACAGTGGCATCATTTCTATTGGCACCTTCTTATTATTGATAATCTCCTACATTGTTATCCTGTTGACTGTAAGGAAACATTCATCAGGAGATTTGTCCAAAgccctctctactctctctgctcaCATCTCTGTGGTAGTTTTATTCTTTGGACCATGCATCTTTGTGTACATGTGGCCATTTCCTACTGTGCCAGTGGATAAGTTCCTGGCCATTCTGGACTTCATGATTACACCCATCCTGAACCCTGCCATTTACACACTGAGGAACAAAGACATGAAGGTGGCGATGAGGAAACTGAGTGATCAGTTCCTGCATTTTAGGAAAATGTCCTGA
- the LOC127684480 gene encoding olfactory receptor 4F15-like isoform X2, producing MNEINNTEVSEFVFLGLSTSRKIQHFFLAFSMVFYVAIVLGNTLVVFIVAVNPHLHLPMYFLLGNLSFIDLCFSTLTVPKMISDLSSGHNTISFQGCVFQIFVLHVLGASEMVLLVAMAWDRYVAICKPLHYLTIMSPRMCLILLSGAWIIGFLHSVAQLSFVVNLSFCGPNKIDSFYCDLPRFIKLACLDNYRMEFMVAANSGIISIGTFLLLIISYIVILLTVRKHSSGDLSKALSTLSAHISVVVLFFGPCIFVYMWPFPTVPVDKFLAILDFMITPILNPAIYTLRNKDMKVAMRKLSDQFLHFRKMS from the coding sequence atgaatgaaataaataacaCGGAGGTATCTGAATTTGTGTTTCTGGGACTTTCGACATCTAGAAAAattcaacatttctttcttgccttctctATGGTATTTTATGTAGCCATTGTTCTTGGAAACACCCTTGTTGTGTTTATAGTAGCTGTTAACCCACATTTACATTTACCCATGTACTTTCTTTTGGGGAATCTCTCATTTATTGACTTATGTTTTTCTACATTAACTGTACCCAAGATGATTTCTGACCTGTCCTCTGGACACAATACCATCTCATTCCAAGGTTGTGTCTTCCAGATATTTGTCCTTCATGTCCTAGGGGCATCTGAGATGGTGTTGCTGGTAGCCATGGCCTGGGACAGATATGTGGCCATATGCAAACCCCTCCACTATTTAACCATCATGAGCCCACGGATGTGCCTGATTCTTCTATCTGGGGCTTGGATTATTGGATTTTTACATTCAGTGGCCCAATTAAGCTTTGTTGTTAATTTGAGTTTTTGTGGTCCTAATAAGATAGATAGTTTTTACTGTGATCTTCCTCGGTTCATCAAACTAGCCTGCTTAGACAACTACAGAATGGAGTTCATGGTTGCTGCCAACAGTGGCATCATTTCTATTGGCACCTTCTTATTATTGATAATCTCCTACATTGTTATCCTGTTGACTGTAAGGAAACATTCATCAGGAGATTTGTCCAAAgccctctctactctctctgctcaCATCTCTGTGGTAGTTTTATTCTTTGGACCATGCATCTTTGTGTACATGTGGCCATTTCCTACTGTGCCAGTGGATAAGTTCCTGGCCATTCTGGACTTCATGATTACACCCATCCTGAACCCTGCCATTTACACACTGAGGAACAAAGACATGAAGGTGGCGATGAGGAAACTGAGTGATCAGTTCCTGCATTTTAGGAAAATGTCCTGA